GGTAAAACCAGTGATGAGTTCTTCTGGAAAAGGTCAAAGTATCATTCGCACGGAAGATGAAATTGCACCTGCTTGGGAATACGCCCAAACTGGCGGACGTACCCAGAAGCAACGGGTAATTGTGGAAGGATTTGTGGAATTCGACACCGAAATTACTTTGCTGACCGTGCGATCGATCGAAGGTACGTCTTTTTGTCCTGCGATCGGACATATTCAAGTTAGCGGTGATTATCGAGAATCTTGGCAACCTTGTATATTAAATCCAGATACTCTCCTTCAGTGTCAAGAAATCGCGCACAAAATTACCGAAGCTTTAGGCGGTTGGGGCATATTTGGCGTTGAATTATTTATTGCTGGCGATCCGAATGGGAAGCAAACAGTTTATTTTAGCGAAGTCAGCCCGCGTCCCCACGATACTGGTATGGTGACAATGATTAGCCAAAATATGTCCGAATTTGAATTGCACGTCCGGGCGATTACGGGTTTGCCAATTGGCAATATAGAGTTGATTAAAACTGGTGCTTCTGCGGTAATTTTGGCTGACGAAACAGGAGATAATCCCCACTTTACCGGAATAAATGAAGCCTTAAAAGTGCCCACAAGTAAATTAAGGTTATTCGGTAAACCAACAACTCGCAAAAATCGTCGCATGGGTGTAGCATTGGCGCTTGGTGAAACCGTCGAAGAAGCTAGACAAAGAGCGAAAGAATGTGCCTATAAAGTGAAAGTTTTGCCATCTGCAAATTTGTAAGTTATATCGCATTCAGGTGACAATTTTTATCTGAAATATTGTGGCTCGAATGCGATCGCCTCCACAAGAACAAAATTGCATAGGCTGGCTATTTTTGGTGCATCTCAATCCATTGCACGAAAGTTGAGGTCGTCTCCCTGTTTGGTTTGCGTAAATTCCTCAGTGCCAAGGCGGCATCTGCACAAGCCCAAGATTCCTCATCCTATTATTGAAGAGACTGCAAGCGCCAGCTTTAACAAATTTTATGATTTTTCCTCAGTCTTGAGAGCGAAAATATTAGGAACACGTTTTATTAAAAAATGTTCGGCGATCGCAACTTAAAAGTTGTACAATCCTGACACTCAACTTTTTTCAGAGGAATCAACAATCGTGAAGCCCTTTAACTTAATAGCTGCCTCTACAATAATGGCAGCAACTATCTGGGGATTTACAGCAACTCAAAGCCAAGCTGATGTAAGTGTCAAACCAGAAAGCTTACAGCGAAACTCAAATTCTGCTTTACTGGCTCAAACTGTTGCACAAAATTCAACCGAGGTGCAAAAATTTTTGTTGCAAATGCAACAGAATCCCCAGATGGTTCAGCGAGTGCTACAGCTTTCACAAGTAAATCCGCAGTTGATGCAAGTGCTAATCCAAAGGTTTTTACAACGGAATCCGCAGTTACTTCACGAATTGAAAAAAAATCCCCAAGTAGTGCAACAGCTGCTCGAAGATAATCCGCAGCTAATAGAAATATTCAAACAAAATCCAGAGTTAAGGCAACAGCTTCAGTTAGATAGAACGGTAATTCCTCAAAGTTGAGTATAATTCGCTGGAAAAACAGTGGTGTGAGGTTGATTAAACAAAGTAGAAGTCCCGGCGCAGCCTATGCGATCGCCGTTCCTACTTTCATGAGGGTGCAAAGCAGTTTTTGTGAGGATAGGCTGCCTGAAATTACTTATGAGCGCAATAACTATTGATCTCTTCGACTAAAGCTTTATCTTTTTTCCTCACCTGGGTCAAAAATTTAAGCCCTGACTTTATGGCTTGTGCATCTTGCCTTTGGATAGCACCAGCTATTTTTCGGAAAGATTTGCCGATATCGCGATACATGATCGCAAAGCTCGATCGCATACCTTGTAGTTTCTCATCCTTAACTTCGATTGCTTTGAGACTAAGAGCCACCTTGTCAAGCTCAACAGCTGCCTTAATCAATGCTGACGGTTTACCTGTCTTGGCATCTTTGGTAACTGCGTCAGCCTGATTGATTATATTGCTGAGCTTATTGCACTGAGTAACTTTACTTTCACCGCAACTAACAACCAGACAACCGATCGCGACAGTATGCGGAAGGATGACAGCATACCGAGAAAAGCGCATCCCCGATCTCCTAAAGCGTTTCTGCAAAGTTTTTGAGAGCAAATTTAAATAAATCCGTTCTAGCTCCTGCTTTCGCCCATCTTCGCCATCAAGCGCTCTAAAGCATCCGTAAGATACGCCAGTTGTTCTAGCGACTGCTCTTGATTTTCCGCTAGAGTTTGCAGCGCATTACCCAGCGCTAAAATCTGATAACCTTGCTGTTCCACTTGTTTAGCTTGTTCCTGCGCTTGATACGATAGAGCATCTATCCGCTCAGTCAGACGGTCAACTGTCTCGCTTGTAGCGATTACAGTTTCTGCCATCTGCTCAAAAATGGACTCCAAACGACTGATTCTGACTTCCACTCCTCACAACCCTTTCTTAACTCACCTTACTTGCCACCGATCGGATGTGGCTGTAGTTTAGCTGACTCTACAAGCGAATTGCCAACCTTTGCAGGGAGAGGGCAGAGGGGTAGAGGGAAATTTTGACTTTTGGCTTTTGACTCTTCCAGCCCCCTCTTCCTCAATCCGTAGAGGTACTCAAAGAACGTGCCTCCCCTTTTAAGTAGAATCCTGATTTATACGGACAAACTTCACAATAACTTTACAAAAGCTGGCAATATGAGCGGAATCGATGAAGATTTAGCAAATTGGGGCTGCCGATCGTGTCGCTTCCGAAAAAGTAACTATACGATTTGGATCGAATCTAAGTGATTTTACGGTTGTCTTATTTAGGAACCCGTTATGATGAGCCATCCAGTACTGTCTCCGAGCGTTATTCCTTCAGCAATATCTACATCCGTATCTTTTCCGGTGCATTACTACGTACATCCTTCGGCTAGATCCATTTTTAAACGTTTACTGGATATAGTGGGCAGTACAGTAGGTTTACTGATCCTGGCAGTGGTTTTTGTGCCGATCGCGATCGCAATAAAACTTGATAGTCCCGGCCCTATATTTTACACCCAATACCGCTGCGGGCTGCGGGGTCAAGCTTTTAAGCTCCGTAAGTTTCGCTCGATGGTCACAAATGCCGAAGCCCTGAAATCGCAGATTAAGAATGAAGCTAAAGGGCTAATCTTTAAAAATGAAAACGACCCCCGCGTCACCAGAGTAGGCCGTTTTTTACGCAAAACAAGTCTAGACGAACTGCCGCAATTTTGGAACGTGTTGGTAGGTGAAATGAGTTTGGTTGGTACTAGACCGCCCACCTTTGATGAAGTCGCTCATTACAACGAGCATCATTGGCGCAGATTAAACGTTAAGCCTGGTTTGACAGGTGAATGGCAGGTTAACGGTCGTTCTTCGGTCAAGGATTTTGAAGACATCGTTCTGCTAGACCTACGCTATCAAACAATTTGGACTCCTTTGTACGACATCGCGTTAATTCTCAAGACTATCAAAGTTGTGCTTGCTCGGAAAGGCGCTTGTTAAATAAGACAAAAGTATTTCCAGACACAGCCTGGAAACGAAGGCCAAAAATATTTTTGACTTTTGACTTTTGACTTTTGACTTTTAACTTTTATTTGTGCCGTTTCTGATGCCATTGCCAAGCGTGCAGTAAAAACTCCCGCAAATCTGGGTACTGAGGAGACCAGCCCAGATTTTTTCTTGCTTTATTGTTGATTTAGCTCAAAATAATTTGTCTGGCTTGATTTTGACACTCCTCGGTCTAAAGACACGAGGATTCTTGCTTCATAGGGATGCCAATAAATTTACCCGAACTCTTGCATCTTCACCGTTTGCCCAACGGCTGCGAGTCCTCGAATGAGAACTACTTGAGCGGCTGCAACATCTCTATCAGTTGTATAGCCACAATTTGAACAAACATGAGTACGTTTTGAAAGTTCTTTCTTGCCTGTCTCAACATCACAACTGGGGCAAATCTGGCTAGTTTTACGGCTGTCTACTTTTTGAAAATAGACATCACGTTTTAAACAAGTTTGCTCAAGGATATTGAAGAATTGACCGAACCCTGCATCTAAACAATGCTTAACTTTCGACATTGGATGGATAATGCTGGTGTTGGGCAATACGACCTATCTGCTCTGACCAAGGATTTAGCCAAACAATTTGCTTGGTGTTCAAAGCTCAATGCCAGTGCTAGACAAGCTAGTGCAGAAAGATCGTGGGCAAGCATTAAGCGGTTTTATGATAACTGCAAAAAGCAAATTCCGGGCAAGAAAGGGTATCCTCGCTTTAAAAAGAATGTCCGCTCAGTTGAATATAAAAAAAGTGGATGGAAATTGTCAGAGGACAGGAAAACTATCACTCTGACGGTCTGCAAGTGAAAAACTTGGTAAAAAATCATTGTCTTGCTAAATCAATTAATGATGCCAGTTGGGGAATATTCACTAATTGGGTTGATTATTATGCGAAGATTCATGGAATTGTTTGCGTGGCAGTTGCGCCACAATACACTTCCATTAATTGTTCTAATTGTGGTGAAGAAGTCCGAAAAACACTTAG
This portion of the Aerosakkonema funiforme FACHB-1375 genome encodes:
- the purT gene encoding formate-dependent phosphoribosylglycinamide formyltransferase; translated protein: MSEADRKTQIWGTPLQKGVQRLLLLGAGELGKEVAIEAMRFGLEVIAADYYSNAPAMQVAHRAHVIDMLSDAKLRFLVDLEKPDLIVPEIEAIATETLVELEKEGWRVIPTARATNLTMNREGIRRLAAEELSLRTSPYRFADTEEEYRNAIAQLGLPCVVKPVMSSSGKGQSIIRTEDEIAPAWEYAQTGGRTQKQRVIVEGFVEFDTEITLLTVRSIEGTSFCPAIGHIQVSGDYRESWQPCILNPDTLLQCQEIAHKITEALGGWGIFGVELFIAGDPNGKQTVYFSEVSPRPHDTGMVTMISQNMSEFELHVRAITGLPIGNIELIKTGASAVILADETGDNPHFTGINEALKVPTSKLRLFGKPTTRKNRRMGVALALGETVEEARQRAKECAYKVKVLPSANL
- a CDS encoding sugar transferase, whose product is MMSHPVLSPSVIPSAISTSVSFPVHYYVHPSARSIFKRLLDIVGSTVGLLILAVVFVPIAIAIKLDSPGPIFYTQYRCGLRGQAFKLRKFRSMVTNAEALKSQIKNEAKGLIFKNENDPRVTRVGRFLRKTSLDELPQFWNVLVGEMSLVGTRPPTFDEVAHYNEHHWRRLNVKPGLTGEWQVNGRSSVKDFEDIVLLDLRYQTIWTPLYDIALILKTIKVVLARKGAC
- a CDS encoding RAD23 family protein, producing MKPFNLIAASTIMAATIWGFTATQSQADVSVKPESLQRNSNSALLAQTVAQNSTEVQKFLLQMQQNPQMVQRVLQLSQVNPQLMQVLIQRFLQRNPQLLHELKKNPQVVQQLLEDNPQLIEIFKQNPELRQQLQLDRTVIPQS